Proteins co-encoded in one Gleimia hominis genomic window:
- a CDS encoding sugar O-acetyltransferase yields the protein MRTNNFRHDERSNKQRMDSGDWYIAEDPELAAQYKKALLAMRRAEDRYPYDPAGAQEEYKALLGGIGEDVHIRPPARFDYGSNTYIGEGTFVNYGLACLDVARVTIGKNCQIATNVQLLTALHPLEVEPRKARWEAADPITIGDNVWLGGGVIVCPGVTIGDNSVIGAGSVVVKDIPADVIAVGNPCRILRDLPKYEGGPIDTETNTLNTGF from the coding sequence TTCGGCACGACGAACGCAGCAATAAACAACGCATGGACTCTGGAGACTGGTACATTGCAGAAGACCCAGAACTCGCCGCACAATACAAAAAAGCTCTCCTCGCAATGCGGCGCGCAGAAGATCGCTACCCTTACGACCCCGCCGGAGCCCAAGAAGAATACAAAGCTCTGCTAGGCGGTATCGGCGAAGATGTACACATTCGCCCACCAGCTCGCTTCGATTACGGAAGCAATACTTACATTGGCGAAGGCACATTTGTTAACTATGGCCTCGCATGCCTCGACGTCGCGCGAGTAACCATTGGCAAGAACTGTCAGATCGCAACCAACGTTCAATTGCTTACCGCACTGCACCCGCTTGAAGTTGAACCAAGAAAAGCGCGTTGGGAAGCTGCAGATCCAATAACCATAGGTGATAACGTCTGGCTCGGTGGCGGGGTTATTGTCTGCCCAGGGGTTACCATCGGTGATAACTCCGTTATCGGAGCTGGATCAGTTGTTGTCAAAGATATACCCGCTGATGTTATCGCAGTGGGTAACCCCTGCAGGATTCTTCGTGACCTACCTAAATATGAAGGTGGACCTATAGACACTGAAACTAACACACTTAACACAGGATTCTAA
- a CDS encoding ParB/RepB/Spo0J family partition protein: MAEKSRRALGRGLGSLIPTREENVSRETISHADKPRDVFFPASDSTANRQDSIRRTSTLAQELLKPSDRRRKKASKTNEKEPTRSFTSSAKKTPKLKDADGVPPNKGADSKTKQAQEPKVSSEASTNVKTGNKEAQLEKRDTKSRAKGKVKRDSYARKDGSTVKANDTTTTMKLSGNGVNEQSLQSATDDSGLVPVPGASFAQLDVDVIIPNVRQPRQVFDEDELAELAESIAQMGVLQPVVVRPIADLDDPLYEDVIGKRKEIGLDRAPQYELIMGERRLRASKDAGLESIPAIVRDTDDTQMLREALLENLHRSQLNPVEEASAYRQLLDDFGCTQAELSAKIARSRSQIANTLRLLKLPASVQMKLASGVLSAGHARALLGLDSKQEMETLADRIISEGLSVRTTEEIVALGEVSSKARPKRKTRISTKPLSANASAVVDRLTDIFDTRVSVVEGKKKGRIVVEFAGEEDLARLKELIGKLAARD; this comes from the coding sequence ATGGCGGAGAAATCGAGACGTGCACTAGGGCGAGGTTTGGGATCGTTGATTCCGACGCGAGAAGAGAATGTTTCACGTGAAACAATTTCGCACGCTGACAAACCCCGCGATGTGTTCTTCCCTGCATCGGACAGTACTGCCAATAGGCAAGATAGTATTCGGCGTACTTCTACCTTGGCTCAGGAACTGCTTAAGCCTTCAGATCGGAGGAGGAAAAAAGCGAGCAAGACGAACGAGAAAGAACCTACTCGAAGCTTCACCAGTTCCGCAAAGAAGACTCCGAAGCTAAAGGATGCTGATGGAGTACCTCCGAATAAAGGTGCCGATAGCAAGACCAAGCAAGCACAAGAGCCAAAAGTGTCCAGCGAAGCATCCACTAACGTGAAAACTGGAAACAAGGAAGCACAGCTGGAAAAAAGGGATACTAAAAGTCGCGCCAAAGGTAAGGTCAAGCGCGATAGCTATGCGCGCAAAGACGGTAGCACAGTGAAAGCGAATGACACGACTACGACAATGAAGCTTTCCGGTAATGGAGTCAATGAACAGTCGTTGCAGTCCGCTACAGATGATTCCGGGCTTGTTCCAGTTCCAGGTGCTTCTTTTGCCCAGTTGGATGTGGATGTCATAATTCCGAACGTGCGGCAACCCAGGCAGGTATTCGATGAGGATGAACTGGCTGAGTTGGCAGAGTCGATTGCACAAATGGGGGTTTTACAACCAGTTGTTGTGCGTCCTATAGCGGACTTGGATGATCCGCTATATGAGGATGTTATTGGGAAACGAAAAGAAATTGGACTTGATCGTGCTCCTCAATATGAACTGATTATGGGCGAGCGGCGGTTGCGGGCTTCAAAAGACGCTGGTTTAGAAAGCATTCCAGCGATTGTTAGGGATACCGATGATACACAGATGCTGCGCGAAGCACTGCTGGAGAACTTGCACCGGTCTCAGTTGAATCCAGTGGAGGAAGCTAGTGCTTACCGACAGCTTTTAGATGATTTTGGTTGTACCCAAGCGGAACTCTCAGCAAAGATTGCGCGCTCACGCTCTCAGATAGCCAACACTTTGCGGCTACTGAAGCTACCGGCGAGTGTTCAAATGAAACTTGCTTCGGGTGTACTTTCAGCTGGGCATGCGCGGGCACTTCTCGGACTCGACTCTAAACAGGAGATGGAGACGCTTGCCGACCGGATTATTTCCGAAGGACTGTCCGTTCGCACAACAGAAGAGATTGTGGCTCTAGGTGAAGTTAGTTCGAAAGCGCGGCCTAAACGCAAAACGCGGATATCAACTAAGCCTTTATCTGCAAATGCTTCAGCAGTTGTAGATCGGCTTACCGACATTTTTGACACAAGGGTAAGTGTAGTAGAGGGTAAAAAGAAGGGACGTATTGTCGTTGAGTTTGCCGGGGAAGAGGACTTGGCACGCTTAAAAGAGCTTATTGGAAAGCTAGCAGCACGCGATTAG
- a CDS encoding ParA family protein produces the protein MALESKESFADELARLAQERAELEGISFQHPSRTQVITVANQKGGVGKTTSAVNLAVALAQGGLKVIVIDSDPQGNASTALGIDHQPEVPSTYDVLRGDKELADCLYPSEESENLLVCPATIDLSGAELELSSAAQREYILRRALEIFLSVHRDVDTIIVDCPPSLGLLTLNAFVAADQVLVPIQAEYYALEGLSMLLGTIERIKEYLHPKLDIGGILITMFDRRTNLSSEVAEEIRRYFPEQVFKSVVPRSVKLSEAPSFGTSIFGHDPRGAAALAYKKVALELANRMAGK, from the coding sequence GTGGCCCTAGAGTCGAAGGAATCATTCGCGGACGAGCTAGCACGCTTAGCCCAAGAACGCGCGGAATTAGAGGGAATTAGTTTTCAGCACCCATCCCGCACACAGGTGATTACCGTTGCGAACCAAAAAGGTGGCGTAGGTAAAACCACCTCCGCAGTGAATCTTGCGGTTGCTTTAGCACAGGGTGGGTTAAAGGTTATTGTTATTGACTCTGATCCACAGGGGAATGCTTCCACAGCTCTTGGTATTGATCATCAACCCGAAGTGCCTTCTACTTACGACGTACTGCGCGGTGATAAAGAACTAGCGGACTGCCTATATCCAAGTGAAGAGTCAGAGAACTTACTGGTTTGCCCCGCTACGATCGATCTCTCGGGTGCTGAGCTGGAGTTATCTTCCGCTGCCCAACGTGAGTACATTCTCCGTCGCGCCCTGGAGATTTTCCTTTCCGTCCACCGGGATGTGGATACAATTATTGTAGATTGCCCACCATCTTTGGGGCTGCTAACTTTGAACGCATTTGTTGCGGCAGATCAGGTGCTTGTTCCGATTCAGGCAGAGTATTACGCACTTGAGGGTCTCTCAATGCTGTTGGGAACGATAGAGAGAATAAAGGAGTATCTGCATCCGAAGCTCGACATTGGTGGGATTTTGATTACTATGTTTGACCGTCGCACTAATCTTTCTTCGGAAGTAGCTGAAGAAATTCGCCGATACTTCCCTGAACAGGTTTTCAAATCAGTTGTCCCGCGGTCAGTGAAATTATCTGAAGCACCTAGTTTCGGAACGAGTATATTTGGCCATGATCCACGAGGCGCAGCTGCTCTGGCATATAAGAAAGTGGCGTTGGAATTAGCAAATAGAATGGCAGGAAAGTGA
- the yidC gene encoding membrane protein insertase YidC, which yields MWFDKLLYPFKVVVAWIMVRLHDLLVFLGMDDGPGIAWILSIVGLTVLVRIILIPLFFRQIRASRNMQLVQPELKKLQEKYKGKTDQASRQRQSEEMMALYRENGTSPFSSCLPILAQMPIFFALFRVLASTSQIAAGTYAGGANIGPLNSRLASDIENSTLFGAPLSASFTTTNLFSSKVVIVVMILLMVFTQFITMRQLTMKNMPASATSSDNPMMRSQRMMMYMMPAVIGVSGFFFQVGVLIYWFTTNLWTMGQQFWTIARMPTPGSDAYNKLTVRRRKEYVEWARPEFEKYDEQYRSLSDDDSQEREQLLARTLKSIKSQARKQKVPTKFPDDVTPEVQLSAYRELAFNEWDGLPDERWAKRFKPRAATKQRRGEQPKRLTKRERDQKAAAARRRAEREAQMKKRKKAKTKLSAQELEQRRQERRKQRREAGKKKKKDK from the coding sequence GTGTGGTTTGACAAACTTCTCTACCCGTTCAAGGTAGTGGTGGCTTGGATTATGGTGCGCCTGCACGACCTGTTGGTGTTCCTCGGGATGGATGACGGGCCGGGTATCGCATGGATTTTGTCCATCGTGGGCCTGACTGTGCTGGTGCGCATTATTTTGATTCCTCTGTTCTTTAGGCAGATTCGTGCCTCACGCAATATGCAGCTGGTGCAGCCGGAGCTGAAGAAGCTGCAGGAGAAGTACAAGGGAAAAACGGACCAGGCGAGTAGGCAGCGTCAGAGTGAGGAAATGATGGCGCTCTACCGGGAGAATGGGACGAGCCCGTTCTCTTCGTGCCTGCCGATTTTGGCGCAGATGCCGATTTTCTTTGCTCTGTTCCGCGTGTTGGCATCCACTTCCCAGATTGCGGCCGGTACGTACGCGGGGGGTGCGAATATTGGGCCGTTGAACTCGCGGTTGGCATCCGATATTGAAAACTCCACGCTGTTTGGGGCTCCGCTTTCAGCGAGCTTTACGACGACTAACCTGTTCTCGTCGAAAGTCGTGATTGTGGTGATGATTCTTCTGATGGTGTTCACGCAGTTCATCACTATGCGGCAGTTGACGATGAAGAACATGCCGGCGTCGGCAACCAGTTCGGATAACCCGATGATGCGTAGCCAACGCATGATGATGTACATGATGCCGGCAGTTATCGGTGTTTCTGGGTTCTTCTTCCAGGTGGGTGTGCTGATTTACTGGTTCACCACGAACTTGTGGACGATGGGCCAGCAGTTCTGGACTATCGCGCGGATGCCCACGCCGGGTTCGGATGCATACAATAAGCTGACGGTGCGGCGTCGGAAAGAGTATGTGGAGTGGGCGCGCCCGGAGTTTGAGAAATATGATGAGCAGTACCGTTCACTTTCGGATGATGATTCACAGGAGCGGGAGCAGCTTTTAGCGCGCACCCTCAAGAGCATTAAATCGCAGGCACGTAAGCAGAAGGTGCCAACGAAATTTCCTGATGATGTGACGCCTGAGGTACAGTTGTCGGCCTATCGGGAATTGGCGTTTAACGAGTGGGATGGTTTGCCCGATGAGCGGTGGGCGAAACGGTTTAAACCCCGCGCTGCGACGAAGCAAAGGCGTGGTGAACAGCCGAAACGTTTAACGAAGCGGGAGCGTGATCAGAAGGCAGCTGCGGCTAGGCGGCGTGCTGAACGTGAAGCGCAGATGAAGAAGCGGAAGAAAGCGAAAACTAAGTTGTCTGCGCAGGAGTTGGAGCAGCGTAGGCAGGAACGTCGGAAGCAACGCCGGGAAGCCGGTAAGAAAAAGAAGAAGGATAAGTAA
- the yidD gene encoding membrane protein insertion efficiency factor YidD, whose protein sequence is MRSILARVLMVPIRFYQRFISPGLPPTCRYYPSCSAYAVKALEVHGPVKGLILAVWRLLRCNPWSLGGVDHVPKVGRWKPEPYVRLPLDEFECESNEAPSCELEGDRSSESDEDFGDKPSKVLGEKSSKVLQEQPGSLANNSGGECAIRNH, encoded by the coding sequence ATGCGAAGCATTTTAGCGCGCGTACTGATGGTTCCAATTCGGTTCTATCAGCGCTTCATTTCCCCTGGTTTGCCGCCTACTTGCCGGTATTATCCGTCGTGTTCAGCGTATGCAGTTAAAGCGCTTGAGGTGCACGGTCCGGTAAAGGGTTTGATTTTAGCTGTGTGGCGTTTACTGCGGTGTAACCCGTGGTCGTTAGGCGGTGTGGATCATGTGCCGAAGGTGGGCAGGTGGAAACCGGAACCTTACGTGCGTCTCCCGTTGGACGAGTTCGAGTGCGAGTCTAATGAGGCTCCCAGCTGCGAGTTGGAAGGGGACCGCAGTAGTGAGTCTGATGAGGATTTTGGGGATAAACCCTCTAAGGTTCTAGGGGAGAAATCCTCTAAGGTTTTACAGGAACAGCCGGGTAGCCTGGCTAACAACAGCGGTGGCGAATGCGCCATCAGGAATCATTAA
- the rnpA gene encoding ribonuclease P protein component, producing MLPAEHRLREPELFRLATRRGRRSGNSELVVHAVTGEEIQGTLVGFVVPKRVYPRAVDRNRTKRQLRHLMRERLVIIPDQTLVVVRALPGIRGRSFAEIETSLDSALTRTLAKLKRFERERLQQMKRNRGKLCEAF from the coding sequence GTGTTACCGGCCGAACATCGTTTGCGGGAACCGGAACTTTTTCGGCTAGCGACGCGCCGTGGACGGCGGAGCGGTAATAGCGAACTAGTTGTTCACGCAGTAACCGGCGAGGAAATACAAGGAACCCTCGTCGGTTTCGTCGTACCTAAGCGGGTGTATCCGCGGGCGGTGGATCGGAATCGGACGAAGCGGCAACTGCGCCACCTCATGCGCGAAAGATTAGTGATTATCCCAGATCAGACGCTGGTTGTGGTGCGTGCCTTACCGGGAATCAGGGGAAGGTCTTTCGCTGAGATTGAAACTTCATTAGACAGTGCTTTGACGCGCACATTAGCGAAGTTAAAACGGTTTGAACGCGAGCGATTGCAGCAGATGAAACGGAACCGAGGGAAACTATGCGAAGCATTTTAG
- the rpmH gene encoding 50S ribosomal protein L34, which produces MTKRTFQPNNRRRSRKHGFRLRMRTRAGRAILSNRRRKGRAKLSA; this is translated from the coding sequence GTGACTAAGCGAACTTTCCAGCCGAACAACCGTCGCCGCTCACGCAAACACGGTTTCCGTCTGCGTATGCGCACTCGCGCGGGTCGTGCGATTCTTTCAAACCGCCGCCGCAAGGGTCGCGCTAAGCTGTCTGCTTAA
- the dnaA gene encoding chromosomal replication initiator protein DnaA, whose translation MEGPSLQQAWDQTISQLDAQEIGPAAYAFIQMTQCLGIIEGTILVAVPNDFTKNYLESRVYETLTENLAQVMGQSVRIAFSVDTSLENRYIEEQAVATDAETDSETKQSPSTGEADEPQEKPNAPTQPSAPTSANVPTGTDVDTRLNPKYTFDTFVIGSSNRFANAAATAVSEMPAKAYNPLFIYGGSGLGKTHLLHAIGNYSLSLYPHLRVRYVSSEEFTNDFINSIRDDRAEDFQRRYREIDILLVDDIQFIQGKEQTVEEFFHTFNTLHNADKQVVITSDVPPKQLSGFEDRMRSRFEMGLLTDIQPPDLETRIAILRKKATAENLDVDPEVLEYIASRIASNIRELEGSLIRVTAYANLTDQRINRELAELVLKDILSDSDETEITVSLIMGEITGYFNITVEQLCSADRSRELVQARQIAMYLCRELTDLSLPKIGQAFGGRDHTTVMYANRKISKEMTMKREIYNHVTELTGRINKKPANTSVIHRQPVESCG comes from the coding sequence TTGGAAGGTCCATCCCTGCAGCAAGCGTGGGACCAGACGATCTCACAGCTCGACGCTCAAGAAATTGGCCCCGCCGCATACGCGTTTATCCAAATGACCCAATGCCTAGGCATTATTGAAGGCACCATCCTCGTTGCCGTGCCCAACGACTTCACTAAGAACTACCTCGAGTCACGCGTATACGAAACCCTCACCGAAAACCTCGCGCAAGTAATGGGCCAAAGCGTGCGCATCGCCTTCTCAGTCGACACCAGCCTCGAAAACCGCTACATCGAAGAACAAGCCGTGGCCACCGACGCGGAAACTGACAGCGAAACTAAGCAGTCACCTTCCACCGGTGAGGCAGATGAACCTCAAGAAAAACCAAACGCCCCCACCCAACCCAGTGCGCCCACCAGTGCCAATGTGCCCACCGGGACCGATGTGGATACGCGACTCAACCCCAAATACACTTTCGACACGTTCGTAATCGGCTCATCCAACCGATTTGCCAACGCCGCCGCCACCGCGGTTAGTGAAATGCCAGCAAAAGCCTACAACCCACTATTTATCTACGGTGGGTCAGGGCTGGGGAAAACGCACTTACTGCACGCCATCGGTAATTACTCACTGTCTCTATACCCACATTTGCGGGTGCGGTACGTCAGCTCTGAAGAGTTTACGAACGACTTCATTAACTCAATCCGCGACGATCGAGCAGAAGATTTCCAACGCCGCTACCGCGAAATCGACATCCTCCTCGTCGACGACATCCAGTTCATTCAAGGTAAAGAACAGACAGTGGAAGAGTTCTTCCACACCTTCAACACCTTGCATAACGCGGATAAGCAGGTGGTGATTACCTCCGATGTTCCACCGAAACAACTGTCTGGATTCGAAGACCGGATGCGTTCACGTTTCGAAATGGGGCTACTCACTGACATTCAACCACCAGACCTGGAGACACGCATCGCGATTCTACGTAAGAAAGCCACTGCGGAGAACCTGGATGTTGACCCTGAGGTACTTGAGTACATTGCGTCACGCATCGCCTCTAACATTCGCGAACTAGAAGGATCCCTAATTCGCGTAACCGCGTACGCAAACCTCACGGACCAACGCATTAACCGAGAGCTCGCGGAACTGGTGCTGAAAGATATTCTCTCGGACAGTGACGAAACCGAAATCACGGTTTCGCTGATTATGGGCGAGATAACCGGGTACTTCAACATCACTGTGGAACAACTGTGCTCTGCCGACCGCTCTCGCGAACTCGTGCAAGCACGTCAAATAGCGATGTATCTGTGCCGCGAGCTCACCGACTTGTCTTTACCTAAAATCGGTCAAGCCTTCGGTGGGCGCGATCACACCACGGTTATGTATGCCAATCGGAAGATCTCTAAAGAGATGACTATGAAGCGCGAAATTTACAACCACGTCACCGAACTAACCGGAAGAATTAACAAAAAGCCCGCCAACACTAGTGTTATCCACAGACAGCCTGTGGAAAGCTGTGGATAA
- the dnaN gene encoding DNA polymerase III subunit beta, producing the protein MDFTVPRDILKEAVKWTAQTVPKRPSVPILAGIRLTAEDGVLELSSYDYETSTRSQIPAEVDVPGDILVPGKLLASITQSLPNAPVRCKLEDTRMKLECGAAHFVLATMSVDEYPTMPVMPQTRGSFDSKVLSEAISQVSIAASRDDTIPLLTGVRIEIDDDTITFLGTDRYRLAMKEFKWNPSEAGVSTSLLVKASTLSEVAKSMTSAGSVDFAFDIEQTGPNSLVGFTAGARQSTSTLMDGEYPPVRRLFPEETNVHAVVKRDVLLEAVKRVSLVAEQKTSVRLIFEGEELTLRAGQDDSSQASEQVPVALHGEALQTAFNPSFLQAGLSALDTDYVRFSFTEPMKPAVITGQNEQDGEDDLTYRYLLMPIRFGI; encoded by the coding sequence ATGGATTTCACCGTTCCCCGGGATATCCTTAAAGAAGCCGTTAAGTGGACAGCACAGACAGTGCCTAAACGTCCATCTGTGCCCATTCTAGCTGGAATCCGTTTAACTGCTGAGGATGGAGTACTTGAACTCTCCTCATACGACTATGAAACTTCTACTCGCTCTCAAATCCCAGCGGAAGTAGATGTGCCAGGTGACATCCTGGTTCCCGGTAAACTCCTAGCATCAATCACCCAGAGCCTGCCGAACGCACCAGTGCGCTGCAAACTCGAGGATACCCGGATGAAACTCGAATGCGGGGCAGCCCACTTCGTCCTCGCCACAATGTCCGTGGATGAATACCCAACTATGCCGGTAATGCCACAAACCCGCGGTAGTTTCGACTCCAAAGTGCTTTCAGAAGCCATTAGCCAAGTATCCATCGCGGCATCGCGCGACGACACAATCCCACTTCTCACCGGGGTACGCATCGAAATTGACGACGACACCATCACCTTCCTAGGTACAGACAGGTACCGACTAGCGATGAAAGAGTTCAAATGGAACCCCTCCGAAGCAGGTGTCTCCACCTCATTGCTAGTGAAAGCCTCAACGCTGTCAGAAGTCGCTAAATCTATGACTTCTGCTGGAAGCGTGGACTTTGCCTTTGACATAGAACAAACCGGGCCTAACTCCCTGGTAGGCTTTACCGCCGGAGCGCGCCAATCCACCTCAACGCTAATGGATGGGGAATACCCACCTGTGCGACGCCTCTTCCCAGAAGAAACCAATGTCCACGCCGTAGTGAAACGCGACGTACTCCTAGAAGCGGTGAAACGCGTATCCTTGGTGGCCGAACAAAAAACCTCGGTGAGGCTGATATTTGAGGGAGAAGAACTAACGTTGCGGGCCGGGCAAGATGACTCGTCACAAGCCTCCGAACAAGTACCCGTGGCGCTGCATGGGGAAGCACTCCAAACGGCATTCAACCCCAGTTTCCTACAAGCCGGACTATCTGCATTAGATACCGACTACGTTCGGTTCTCTTTCACCGAACCCATGAAGCCAGCTGTGATTACGGGGCAAAACGAACAAGACGGGGAAGATGACCTCACGTACCGGTACCTACTGATGCCAATCCGGTTTGGAATTTAA
- the recF gene encoding DNA replication/repair protein RecF (All proteins in this family for which functions are known are DNA-binding proteins that assist the filamentation of RecA onto DNA for the initiation of recombination or recombinational repair.) gives MFVSHIALDDFRSYRHAVLEFQPGTTVLLGANGQGKTNLVEALAYLSSFSSHRVAADTALVRAPMPGENPVPGAVVRAKSHSLGRERVIELEIIRGKANRGRVNRNSVRPRDLLGLVRTVVFAPEDMELVTGDPGARRRFLDDLAVQLWPAYSSYKSDYDKVARQRGALLKQLGKQKRRGQPVDPATLEVWNKPFIESASAVVKYRTQLVELLKDPAHKAHETVSEAARELYLSYESSLSAVDGVDGIEGYEDRLASALANVAKREIARGVNLVGPHRDDLQLHLDHLPVKGYASHGECWSVALALRLGAFEVLSKDRRTGEVDPPVLILDDVFSELDAARRSALLEVIERAEQTIITAAVGTDLPEQIQAHTVSVVWDKNQGTQLQTVDRVDTGPADNAGAHVDSGAHVDSADAGSGDRDE, from the coding sequence GTGTTTGTTTCTCACATAGCACTCGACGATTTCCGCTCTTACCGCCACGCAGTACTGGAATTCCAACCAGGAACAACAGTACTGTTGGGCGCAAACGGGCAGGGAAAAACGAATCTGGTGGAAGCACTCGCATACCTGTCTAGCTTTTCTTCCCACCGCGTCGCAGCCGACACTGCACTTGTGCGCGCTCCCATGCCCGGCGAGAATCCAGTGCCCGGAGCTGTAGTTAGAGCGAAATCCCACAGCTTGGGGCGCGAGCGGGTAATTGAGCTAGAGATTATTCGCGGTAAAGCTAACCGCGGGAGAGTGAACCGCAACTCCGTTCGCCCCCGGGACCTGCTGGGTCTGGTTCGCACCGTCGTATTTGCACCTGAGGACATGGAACTGGTGACCGGTGACCCGGGAGCGCGCCGACGCTTCCTAGATGATCTGGCGGTGCAGCTTTGGCCCGCTTATTCCTCATACAAATCTGACTACGACAAGGTGGCGCGTCAACGCGGGGCGCTACTAAAACAGCTTGGAAAGCAAAAACGTCGAGGGCAACCAGTGGACCCGGCGACGTTAGAAGTGTGGAACAAACCTTTCATAGAATCCGCCAGCGCTGTTGTGAAGTATCGAACCCAACTGGTCGAGCTGCTAAAAGACCCGGCTCACAAGGCACACGAAACGGTATCTGAAGCTGCGAGAGAACTGTACCTATCGTATGAAAGCTCATTGAGTGCGGTAGACGGAGTTGACGGAATAGAAGGATATGAGGATCGACTGGCGAGCGCACTAGCGAATGTAGCAAAACGCGAGATTGCGCGTGGGGTTAATCTAGTTGGACCGCATCGCGACGATCTGCAGCTGCACCTGGATCATTTGCCGGTGAAAGGGTACGCGTCGCACGGGGAGTGCTGGTCGGTGGCGTTAGCGCTGCGCTTGGGCGCATTTGAAGTCCTCAGTAAAGATCGGCGCACTGGTGAAGTGGACCCGCCGGTGCTGATCTTGGATGACGTGTTCTCTGAACTTGATGCGGCTCGCAGAAGTGCCTTACTGGAAGTCATAGAACGCGCGGAACAAACCATTATTACCGCGGCCGTGGGTACCGATCTACCCGAACAGATCCAAGCACACACAGTTAGCGTGGTCTGGGATAAAAACCAGGGAACACAGTTACAAACCGTAGACAGGGTTGACACTGGGCCGGCGGATAACGCTGGTGCCCATGTAGATAGCGGCGCCCACGTAGATAGCGCGGATGCGGGTAGTGGTGACCGCGATGAATAA
- a CDS encoding DUF721 domain-containing protein, producing the protein MNKHHRSSEKAQKESEVSDLGISSANRTEPKKEPTIEQKTEEGAEQKPENLAASALQKQRELARSKGQFPRSASALARSKSNSQSKQHGPSAGAGPNAENKGWVTRPGMASSKLGTGRSRFDPQPLANVLGNMSSHLGWTRMLSVASIAAHWTRIVGPKNSQHLKVESFNESVLVVRATSTAWANQMRILLPTVQRRIDEELGSGIVKQVIIRGPANPKWVKKGGWRVPGRGPRDTYG; encoded by the coding sequence ATGAATAAACACCACCGGTCCAGTGAAAAAGCGCAGAAAGAATCGGAAGTATCTGACCTGGGCATTAGCAGCGCAAATCGGACGGAGCCAAAGAAGGAGCCGACGATAGAACAGAAGACTGAGGAGGGGGCGGAGCAAAAGCCGGAAAACCTTGCTGCAAGCGCATTACAAAAGCAACGGGAACTGGCGCGTAGCAAGGGGCAGTTTCCGCGCTCTGCATCTGCGCTGGCACGCAGCAAATCTAACTCCCAGTCTAAACAGCATGGCCCCAGCGCTGGTGCGGGTCCAAACGCGGAAAACAAAGGTTGGGTAACGCGCCCAGGCATGGCATCTTCAAAACTAGGTACCGGGCGATCACGATTTGACCCCCAGCCACTAGCCAACGTACTGGGGAATATGAGTAGCCACTTGGGTTGGACGCGGATGCTGTCGGTGGCCTCCATTGCTGCGCATTGGACGCGGATTGTTGGGCCTAAGAATTCGCAGCACTTAAAAGTAGAGAGTTTTAATGAATCCGTCCTCGTTGTCCGCGCCACCTCAACTGCGTGGGCGAACCAAATGCGGATTCTGCTTCCTACCGTGCAAAGACGGATTGATGAGGAACTGGGCAGCGGCATTGTAAAACAGGTGATTATCCGCGGCCCAGCGAACCCTAAATGGGTGAAAAAAGGTGGTTGGCGCGTACCTGGCAGAGGGCCGCGAGACACTTATGGCTAG